Within Agarivorans litoreus, the genomic segment TAATGGACAATTTTTTATGTACTAGCATCTTTATCTCACTTCTTTTATTAGTTCACTTCCGTATGTAAGCGCTTACATGATAACCGTGCGACTAACAGCCAAAGATTATGTTTTCATGATATTTAGTTACGAAAACACGTTTTCGAGAGCTGTTCGATCTTTATGTTAAGGTTAATAATATGTTACTGATTAAAAGGGTGATTTGGCTCATAAAAGCAAAGCCGACAAGGCCTGAGTCGTGGCATAATGCACATTCTAGTTATGAAATAAAATTAGTTTTGGCTTGCTATACAGAATCGCCGTAGCCGAGTAAGCTAAACACTTAGCGTAACAACGAGCTCAGTATGCAACTTGGAAAAATTAACTTAAACTTACTCAGTGCATTGTATTATTTACTGCAAGAGCAGAGTGTTACTCGAGCTGCAGAAAAAATGCACTTGAGCCAATCGGCCATGAGTAAACATTTGGCTAAATTACGCGAAATATTTGGCGATCCTTTGTTGGTAAGAGTGAAAGGGCAATTACAAGCCACCCCTAAAGGAATTGAGCTAAAAGCCCAAGTTGCGCCATTGTTAGATTCTGTAGAAAACCTGCTTCATCAACAAGCTTTTGAACCTAGCTTGTGTCAGCGCACCTTTACCATTGCCACCTCTGATTACGTAAGTGAACACTTACTGCCAAAAGTTCTCGGTGACATCTACCAGCAAGCGCCTCAGCTAAATATTGAGCTTTGTAACTGGGATCATACCACCAATAGGCTATTACACAGTGGCGAAGTAGACCTAGGCATGACACTGCCCCCCCGGGATAGCACCGAGCTACACGCTACAACCTTAGGCACCGATCACTTAGTGTGTTTAATGCACCAGCAACACCCTTATTTAACGATAGCGCACCCCAGCATGAGCGACTACTGCCGCTATCCGCACGCCATCATTACTACCGGTGCAGACAAAAACAGCCATATTGATCGCCACCTTAGCCAGCAAGGTTTACAGCGCCAAATTCAATTTCGCGCCTCTTCCTACCCTGCCACGGTACAAATTCTCAGTGAGACAAGATTCATTCTTACCTTGCCCGCAAAAATCGCCAAACAACTGCTTAAACAGCGCCCTTTAGCAATGGTTGCTTTGCCCTTTGAGGTAAGCCCTTTTGAATACTCGTTGATTTGGCATCACCGTAACCACCATGACCCCGCTCATGCCTGGTTTAGGCAGCAAATCCACCGAGCGATGACTTAAGCATGTAAGCGCTTACTAGAGCTGCTAGCTTTTTTTCCAACAGCCAAAATTACTCTAGCTAAGCAGTGAACAGGCACTAGGCTTCGCTTCAACGCATTGCTGTTTGCCGCTTAAAAAACTAACTAGTGGAGAAATAAACAGGGTAATCCAAGCAGCAAACAGAAGGGCTAGACCACTTTAGCTTATTAAAAACTGCCCATGTTATTGCCGAGACGGTAAGTTTTATTGGAAATCAAAGCCACTAAGTGCAAACTCACATAGGAAGCAAAGGCTAAATACTTTATGCTCGAGTTAAAAGTATTAACCAAGAAACCTGCTCGTGGCACAACTAGTCCCTTCAAATTGCCCTGGCTGCGGAGCCTCAGTCGGCTGCACAGCTAATGAACAATGTTGGTGTATGAACATGCCAGCTATTTTGCCAGTAAGCGCAGATCTCAATGAGCGGGCATGTCTTTGTCAAACATGCTTATCCAAAAAACTGGCCGAGCAATTAACGCTGTTGATAGCCAATACGCCTCATCATGAACTATTAGAATTAGCTGCGCGCTACCGAACACCAGCTAACCAGCGAGCAGCCTTGCAAGAACATCTAGACTTCAGCATGGAAGATGGCTTGATGGTTTTTAGCGCTTGGTATCACTTAAAGCGAGGCAACTGCTGCGGTAATGGCTGCCGACATTGCCCTTACCCGGCAAACACTCAAACCAGCCCAGCAGCAAACAGCTCTTAAGCCAAGGTGTTTACTTGCTTAGTAAAGGCTTTATTAGCAAAGCCATAGGCTAAGCGAGTTAGCCCCCAGAAGATGAGCAATACAACGGCAATAATTGCATAAAGTGCGTGCAGGTCAATCGACAGTTCAAACAATAAAGCCGCTAGCTCGGCTTGCACATCGAGCCAGGCGATAACGCCATAAATCTCGTAAAACGAATAGGCAAATACCGCTAATAGCTCTGCTACGGAGATAAACACCGACGCAAGCCACGACCAGAAGCTCAAGTAGCGTAGCTCAGCACGCATAAGTGCCCGTTGATGGTCCTTCACAAACAACTGCACCGCAATTGAGGCCGACAACATAAGGACAATGATGCCCAAAAAACTATTAGACTCTAAATCCAACCACGACACTACGGTGCCAAAAACTAAGGAACTGGCTAAATAAACCAGTGCGAACCACATTAGGTACTTGTTAAGTGATACTTCAGCCGTTTGCATGCTCTTCCTTTAACCTTACTGCCTAAACTACCCGCGCATATTAACACTAAGACGACAAAATTTAGCATTAGCCCAAACACTTCTACTTACGCAATATCAATTTAATCTGCGCTGAGAGATTCCAGCTCACAGTTTTAAATGATTGGCCAACACTGCATTCCACAATGGAATATACAACATATCTAAAATTCTATATTTATAGTCAGTAGTACCTTCTACACTAGCCGCAGTTTTTAAATCTCATTACTTTTCAGGGATGAACGCGTGTTAGAAGCATTAAGCGCACTTTTATTAATCAATTTGTTGGGTATGTTAAGCCCGGGCCCAGACATGGTAATGGTGTTGCGCCATGCCAGCAGCGGAAAACGCCAAGCTGCATTGTGTGTAGTGGGCGTATTGCTAGGCTTTAGTATCCATATCGCGCTAGCCATTGGCGGCTTATCTATCATCATTAAACAATCTCCTTTATTGTTTGAAATCCTGCGTTGGGGCGGTGCAGGCTTTTTGGTATTCCTAGGCCTAAGAACCTTGTTTAGTCGCTCCGAGCTGATTGAACTCGCCAGCCAAGGCAAACCTAAGCGCGCAAAAAAAGTGGTGCTAAGCGGCATTGCATGTAACTTACTCAACCCAAAAATTTTAGTTTTTGTAGTAAGTGTATTTAGTCAGTTTATTGGTAGCGAAACACTACTTAGCGAAAAGCTGATACTCGGGGCAGCCTTGTTACTAGAAACCGCATTACTGTGGTACTTATTAGTGCGCATTTTGTCGCATCATAAAGTGCAAATTCAGCTACAGCGCTACCAACAATGGGTGAATAGATTTAGCGGCACAACCCTACTTGGAATGGGAACTTTGCTCGGCCTTCACAGTTAAGCCCTCTGCAAATTGAAACCCGCAAGGCTTGGTGCTATGGTCAAAAAAAAGGCAGATGAATCATGGTTATGGAAGATACCTACAAGATCATTATCGCTGATGACCACCCCTTGTTTCGTAGTGCTCTTCAGCAGGCAGTACAAACTGCCGTTCCCGATGCTCAGTTATTAGAAGCTGAGAATGTTAACGACCTACTTAAACTGCTCGAACTAGAGCGCGAACCCGACCTACTATTATTAGATTTGAAAATGCCCGGCGCTAATGGCTTCTCGGCGTTTACCCACTTACATGGTCAATACCCTGAATTGCCAATTGTGGTGATTTCGGCCAGCGAAGAAGTAAGCGTAGTGCAAAAAGCCAAGCAGCTTGGCGCAACCGGCTTTATTCCCAAATCTACCCCACTACAACAATTGGTTGCCGCCATTCAACACATTATTGAAGGCGACGACTGGTTCCCAGAAGGCATAAGCTTTAGCGCTCAAGCTGAGGAAGACCCTCTAGCCGAACGCTTAGCCAGCCTTACC encodes:
- a CDS encoding cysteine-rich CWC family protein: MAQLVPSNCPGCGASVGCTANEQCWCMNMPAILPVSADLNERACLCQTCLSKKLAEQLTLLIANTPHHELLELAARYRTPANQRAALQEHLDFSMEDGLMVFSAWYHLKRGNCCGNGCRHCPYPANTQTSPAANSS
- a CDS encoding LysE family translocator, with protein sequence MLEALSALLLINLLGMLSPGPDMVMVLRHASSGKRQAALCVVGVLLGFSIHIALAIGGLSIIIKQSPLLFEILRWGGAGFLVFLGLRTLFSRSELIELASQGKPKRAKKVVLSGIACNLLNPKILVFVVSVFSQFIGSETLLSEKLILGAALLLETALLWYLLVRILSHHKVQIQLQRYQQWVNRFSGTTLLGMGTLLGLHS
- a CDS encoding LysR family transcriptional regulator, which gives rise to MQLGKINLNLLSALYYLLQEQSVTRAAEKMHLSQSAMSKHLAKLREIFGDPLLVRVKGQLQATPKGIELKAQVAPLLDSVENLLHQQAFEPSLCQRTFTIATSDYVSEHLLPKVLGDIYQQAPQLNIELCNWDHTTNRLLHSGEVDLGMTLPPRDSTELHATTLGTDHLVCLMHQQHPYLTIAHPSMSDYCRYPHAIITTGADKNSHIDRHLSQQGLQRQIQFRASSYPATVQILSETRFILTLPAKIAKQLLKQRPLAMVALPFEVSPFEYSLIWHHRNHHDPAHAWFRQQIHRAMT
- a CDS encoding response regulator, whose product is MVMEDTYKIIIADDHPLFRSALQQAVQTAVPDAQLLEAENVNDLLKLLELEREPDLLLLDLKMPGANGFSAFTHLHGQYPELPIVVISASEEVSVVQKAKQLGATGFIPKSTPLQQLVAAIQHIIEGDDWFPEGISFSAQAEEDPLAERLASLTPQQYKVLVMLNEGLLNKQIAYELNVSEATIKAHVTAIFRKLNVKNRTQAVIALQQLELEPSPEDNEI
- a CDS encoding ABZJ_00895 family protein, giving the protein MQTAEVSLNKYLMWFALVYLASSLVFGTVVSWLDLESNSFLGIIVLMLSASIAVQLFVKDHQRALMRAELRYLSFWSWLASVFISVAELLAVFAYSFYEIYGVIAWLDVQAELAALLFELSIDLHALYAIIAVVLLIFWGLTRLAYGFANKAFTKQVNTLA